In the Euphorbia lathyris chromosome 5, ddEupLath1.1, whole genome shotgun sequence genome, one interval contains:
- the LOC136229900 gene encoding uncharacterized protein, with translation MTVAEYESRFAALAKYAPFVVSEDDRCNRFEKGLIPDIIVGVANCARNYRVLFQTAIRVEKALNKKKQVLAAKRARSEGQGEQIRSNKKGSSQSFSSGRSNFSQTSSSYRGGGRFGGSRSMSAGRGLGGQSTYSSPSVGSNRGFGMGSWSSFSGSARSDSTPACDTCGRHHRGECWGTRKITCFGCGELGHYKNECPHATGAGRLALCQVVGRGNTVDNTTGAGRGRGRGRGSNTGGGQNAITGARTQTQPNPRVFNMTRNEAPTASDVISGEQVTGQYEPEQFN, from the coding sequence ATGACGGTAGCAGAGTATGAGAGTCGTTTTGCTGCATTGGCCAAATATGCGCCATTTGTTGTGTCTGAAGATGACCGTTGTAATAGATTTGAGAAGGGTCTAATCCCTGATATCATAGTAGGGGTGGCCAATTGCGCTAGGAATTACCGTGTTCTCTTTCAGACAGCTATTAGAGTTGAGAAGGCTCTTAATAAGAAGAAGCAAGTTTTGGCAGCTAAGAGGGCTAGATCTGAGGGTCAAGGGGAGCAGATCCGATCAAACAAAAAGGGTAGTTCACAGTCCTTTTCTAGTGGAAGGAGTAATTTTTCTCAGACTAGTAGTAGCTATAGAGGAGGAGGTAGATTTGGGGGTAGCAGATCTATGAGTGCTGGTCGGGGTTTAGGTGGACAGAGCACCTATAGCTCACCATCTGTGGGGAGCAACAGAGGATTTGGTATGGGATCATGGAGTTCTTTTAGTGGAAGTGCAAGGTCAGATTCCACTCCTGCTTGTGATACTTGTGGAAGACATCATAGGGGAGAGTGTTGGGGAACTCGGAAGATTACATGCTTTGGATGCGGTGAGTTGGGCCATTATAAAAATGAGTGTCCACATGCCACGGGGGCTGGTAGATTGGCTTTATGTCAGGTTGTAGGAAGAGGCAACACAGTAGACAACACAACTGGAGCTGGTAGAGGTCGAGGTAGAGGTCGTGGATCAAATACTGGTGGTGGACAAAATGCCATAACAGGTGCTCGGACTCAAACACAACCTAATCCGAGAGTTTTTAACATGACCAGAAATGAAGCACCAACTGCATCTGATGTGATATCTG